In Brevibacillus brevis NBRC 100599, a single genomic region encodes these proteins:
- the glmS gene encoding glutamine--fructose-6-phosphate transaminase (isomerizing): MCGIVGYIGNKQAQDIVIGGLRKLEYRGYDSAGVAVVNENGLDYSKAQGRLAVLESRLESKPLTGSMGIGHTRWATHGKPSDENSHPHTDEKAAFAVVHNGIIENFLPLKEELLAKGYKFTSETDTEVIAHLLADMYDGDIVSTARRAVQRMRGAYALGIMTEHEPDKLVAIRLASPLVVGVGQGESFIGSDIPAILEHTRDVYILNEGEMAVLTRDGVELMNAETGEKIERELFHVEWDLVQAEKGGYDSFMLKEMHEQPQAVRDTMGARIDEENKRVILPELKMSDAELATYDRIYIVACGTSMHAGLVGKDVIEKWTRVPVEVAVASEFRYRDPIYTDKTLMIVISQSGETADTLAALREAKKSNVKVLAITNVVGSSVAREADEVIFTWAGPEVAVASTKAYTSQVVALYLFSLYLAQVKGTMAAAEVAEVVEHLSEIPGKIASMLNNDDQIRRFAEGTKEVSSLFFIGRSLDYAVSLEGSLKLKEISYIHSEAYPAGELKHGTLALIEDNVPVVALATQPDIYEKTVSNIVEVKARGAHVLGFATEGNHDLAKSVDEVIYMPATLPMLTPILTVIPLQLLAYYASVARGLDVDKPRNLAKSVTVE, from the coding sequence ATGTGCGGAATCGTTGGATATATTGGAAATAAACAAGCGCAAGACATCGTTATCGGAGGACTTCGCAAGCTGGAGTATCGCGGCTATGATTCAGCAGGGGTTGCTGTCGTGAATGAAAACGGCTTGGATTACTCAAAAGCACAAGGCCGTCTGGCTGTTCTGGAAAGTCGTTTGGAGTCGAAGCCATTGACTGGTTCTATGGGAATCGGGCATACACGTTGGGCGACACACGGAAAACCGTCTGACGAGAACTCCCACCCACATACAGACGAGAAAGCGGCTTTTGCAGTCGTTCACAACGGGATTATCGAAAACTTCCTGCCATTGAAAGAAGAGCTGCTGGCAAAAGGCTACAAGTTTACCTCTGAGACAGATACCGAGGTTATCGCTCACTTGCTCGCTGACATGTACGATGGCGATATCGTTTCTACAGCGCGTCGTGCTGTACAACGTATGCGTGGTGCCTATGCATTGGGAATCATGACGGAGCACGAGCCAGATAAGCTGGTAGCGATTCGTTTGGCTAGTCCGTTGGTAGTTGGTGTGGGTCAAGGCGAGAGCTTTATCGGCTCGGATATCCCAGCTATTTTGGAGCATACACGTGACGTGTACATTTTGAACGAAGGCGAAATGGCTGTGTTGACTCGCGATGGTGTGGAACTGATGAACGCAGAGACCGGTGAGAAAATCGAGCGGGAACTGTTCCATGTCGAGTGGGATCTGGTACAAGCGGAAAAAGGCGGATATGATTCCTTCATGCTCAAGGAAATGCACGAGCAGCCTCAAGCTGTTCGCGATACCATGGGTGCCCGCATTGACGAGGAAAACAAGCGAGTGATTTTGCCTGAGCTGAAAATGAGCGATGCGGAACTGGCGACATATGATCGCATCTACATCGTGGCATGCGGTACTTCCATGCACGCGGGTCTCGTCGGTAAGGATGTTATCGAAAAATGGACACGCGTACCTGTAGAGGTAGCAGTCGCTTCCGAGTTCCGTTACCGTGATCCGATCTACACAGACAAGACACTGATGATCGTTATCAGCCAATCCGGTGAGACAGCAGACACACTGGCTGCGCTGCGTGAGGCGAAAAAGAGCAACGTGAAGGTGTTGGCTATCACCAACGTGGTAGGCAGCTCCGTAGCTCGTGAAGCTGACGAAGTGATCTTTACGTGGGCTGGTCCAGAGGTTGCGGTAGCATCTACGAAAGCATACACCTCCCAAGTTGTTGCCCTGTACTTGTTCAGCCTGTATTTGGCTCAAGTAAAAGGCACCATGGCGGCTGCTGAGGTTGCTGAAGTGGTTGAGCACCTGAGCGAGATCCCTGGCAAAATCGCTTCCATGCTGAATAACGATGATCAAATTCGTCGCTTTGCAGAGGGCACGAAAGAGGTAAGCAGCCTGTTCTTCATCGGCCGCAGCCTCGACTATGCGGTATCGCTGGAAGGCTCTCTGAAGCTGAAAGAAATCTCTTACATTCACTCCGAGGCGTATCCAGCTGGTGAGCTGAAGCACGGTACTCTTGCGCTGATTGAAGATAATGTTCCAGTTGTAGCTTTGGCTACGCAACCAGACATCTACGAAAAAACGGTAAGCAACATCGTGGAAGTAAAAGCTCGCGGCGCTCATGTACTGGGCTTTGCGACTGAAGGCAACCACGACCTGGCGAAGAGTGTGGATGAGGTCATTTACATGCCAGCCACTCTGCCAATGCTCACACCGATTCTGACCGTCATTCCATTGCAATTGCTTGCTTACTACGCTTCTGTCGCTCGCGGCCTCGATGTGGATAAACCACGGAACTTGGCGAAGAGTGTGACGGTTGAGTAG
- a CDS encoding helix-turn-helix domain-containing protein: protein MLRKTNTNSEAPLYATHEVLSLELGTAREVVSRILKEFERLGWIKLGRGKIYLLQRSELEQLAQVK from the coding sequence TTGCTACGGAAAACGAATACCAATTCAGAAGCCCCTTTGTATGCTACTCATGAGGTATTGTCTTTGGAATTAGGTACGGCAAGAGAAGTGGTAAGCAGGATACTGAAGGAATTTGAAAGGCTTGGATGGATTAAATTGGGGCGAGGAAAAATTTATTTACTACAGCGCTCTGAGCTTGAACAGTTGGCTCAAGTAAAGTGA
- a CDS encoding YgaP family membrane protein, with protein MKNVGYLDRTIRFIIGIVLLSMLVLVEGTWKYAGLIGIPLILTGLLGTCIVYRILGVRTCSTKP; from the coding sequence ATGAAAAACGTCGGATATTTGGATCGTACTATACGATTCATAATTGGAATTGTTCTATTATCGATGCTTGTATTGGTCGAAGGAACATGGAAATACGCAGGACTAATAGGCATTCCATTAATACTGACTGGTCTGCTAGGTACCTGCATCGTCTATCGGATTCTTGGTGTCCGCACATGCTCTACCAAACCGTGA
- a CDS encoding carboxymuconolactone decarboxylase family protein, with product MNDMKTYLSPANLQRIPELIKLSPEAAASYLDFEHQVYQTANTLPQKTKELLAVTVAHVTGCPYCIDVHVKKYKALGGTMEEIMEALLVAASTRAGAILSHGVNALISYEEGEENAPQKGSNEGIKCFC from the coding sequence ATGAATGATATGAAAACCTATCTTTCCCCAGCTAATCTACAACGGATTCCGGAATTAATAAAATTAAGTCCCGAAGCGGCTGCTTCTTATTTGGATTTCGAGCACCAAGTTTATCAAACAGCAAATACATTACCGCAGAAGACAAAAGAATTACTTGCCGTAACAGTTGCTCACGTAACGGGATGTCCCTATTGCATCGACGTTCATGTGAAAAAATATAAGGCTTTAGGAGGTACCATGGAAGAGATAATGGAAGCCCTTCTTGTTGCGGCATCAACCCGAGCTGGAGCCATTCTCAGCCACGGAGTTAACGCTCTGATATCCTACGAAGAAGGGGAGGAAAATGCGCCTCAAAAGGGATCTAATGAAGGAATTAAGTGCTTTTGCTAA
- a CDS encoding nuclear transport factor 2 family protein gives MQSAQQVLTSYFQALGSKQIDKVIELIHDEAKFIILKKEPSNKIPLYGTFHGKEGVRNYLNLLEKSEQIEGFVLHKLIGNEEAACAWGNFRIKVNVTGKVFESDWAIICEVEQEKIRFFQIFEDTAALEEAFDLRDR, from the coding sequence ATGCAAAGTGCCCAACAGGTGCTAACAAGTTATTTTCAAGCATTAGGAAGCAAACAGATCGATAAAGTGATCGAATTGATTCATGATGAAGCAAAATTTATTATTCTTAAAAAAGAGCCCTCTAATAAAATTCCTTTATACGGCACATTTCATGGAAAAGAAGGGGTTAGAAATTATTTAAACTTATTAGAAAAGTCAGAACAAATAGAGGGGTTTGTCCTCCACAAACTCATCGGTAATGAGGAAGCTGCGTGTGCATGGGGGAATTTCCGCATCAAGGTTAATGTAACCGGGAAAGTATTCGAGAGTGATTGGGCAATTATTTGCGAAGTAGAACAGGAGAAGATAAGGTTTTTTCAAATCTTCGAAGATACGGCTGCACTAGAAGAAGCATTCGATTTAAGAGACCGTTGA
- the virB10 gene encoding type IV secretion system protein VirB10 codes for MLTDRNYLIAQAAHVECTMPEAIDTTLPGMVSCLQAQDAYSDNGAVVLLEKGTVYTGEMQRALVNGQSRAFLLWTRAKTPNGVVINLASPAADELGRSGISGQVDTHFWERFGSAIMLSLIDDVGSALAASQTKGSGSGNNTVLAFPNTIQGTQSVMGDVLKLTADIPPPTLRKHQGATVNIYVARDLDFRGVYGLKEKL; via the coding sequence TTGCTTACCGATCGAAATTACCTGATCGCGCAAGCTGCGCACGTCGAATGCACGATGCCGGAAGCAATCGACACGACGTTGCCGGGCATGGTGTCGTGCCTGCAGGCGCAAGACGCGTACAGCGACAACGGCGCCGTCGTCCTATTGGAAAAAGGTACGGTGTACACAGGTGAAATGCAGCGTGCTCTGGTGAACGGCCAAAGCCGTGCGTTCTTGCTGTGGACCCGCGCCAAGACGCCAAACGGTGTCGTCATCAACCTGGCATCGCCGGCTGCTGACGAGCTGGGCCGATCGGGGATTAGCGGCCAGGTCGACACGCATTTTTGGGAGCGATTCGGTAGTGCAATCATGCTCAGCTTGATCGATGACGTTGGTTCGGCGCTCGCCGCAAGTCAGACCAAGGGAAGTGGTTCGGGCAACAACACCGTCCTTGCCTTCCCGAACACGATCCAAGGCACGCAATCGGTCATGGGCGACGTGCTCAAGCTCACGGCCGATATCCCCCCGCCGACTTTGCGGAAACACCAGGGCGCTACGGTCAACATCTACGTCGCCCGCGATCTCGATTTCCGGGGTGTGTACGGACTCAAGGAGAAACTTTGA
- a CDS encoding TrfB-related DNA-binding protein, with protein sequence MRPYLKRLKERNIQVIYEHLVDGRQQTELADELGITKKAVSQMVSKVWALHIEHGERPDGWTSISVTLGAAHTTP encoded by the coding sequence ATCCGCCCCTACTTGAAGCGCCTGAAAGAACGAAATATTCAGGTGATTTACGAACACCTGGTCGACGGTCGACAACAAACTGAACTTGCCGACGAACTAGGCATCACGAAGAAGGCGGTAAGCCAGATGGTCAGCAAGGTATGGGCGCTGCACATCGAGCACGGCGAACGGCCGGACGGTTGGACAAGTATTAGCGTCACTCTGGGCGCTGCGCACACTACGCCTTAG
- a CDS encoding phosphopantetheine adenylyltransferase, whose product MRLEIIIENLPFASLIDGARKEHSVGYVVSAMLVVAGVIHLLPLSGVLGSERLASLYGLPFNEPNLAILMRHRAVLFGLIGSFLLFSAFQPALQSIAIVGGIISVVSFLYLAWAVGSYNPQIGRVFLVDVIVLICLVVGAIAHVYMLRKS is encoded by the coding sequence ATGCGATTAGAAATAATAATAGAAAACTTGCCTTTTGCTTCTCTAATTGATGGAGCAAGAAAGGAGCACTCAGTGGGATACGTGGTTTCTGCAATGCTGGTGGTAGCCGGAGTCATTCATCTATTGCCATTGTCTGGGGTTCTTGGAAGTGAGCGCCTTGCTTCCCTATATGGCTTGCCCTTCAACGAGCCAAATCTTGCAATCCTTATGCGTCATCGCGCGGTTCTTTTCGGGCTTATTGGGAGCTTCTTGCTGTTTTCTGCCTTCCAACCCGCACTTCAATCAATTGCCATTGTTGGAGGGATCATTAGCGTTGTTTCGTTCCTCTATCTTGCCTGGGCAGTAGGAAGCTACAACCCACAAATTGGTCGGGTCTTCCTCGTAGATGTTATAGTCCTGATTTGCCTTGTTGTCGGCGCAATCGCTCATGTTTATATGCTGCGTAAAAGCTGA
- a CDS encoding TIR domain-containing protein: MVKIFISHATDDATMVTKLMDLLQTQFNLQRENFFYTSDEELKVGGNWIEQIRQGMQDATLIMPIITPRYFESHFCMCELGAAWVNEQALIPIIIPPLKHSALGSTPYRSWAQSITFNSKEDIMRLAESMKDKKVGTFNSVRFNNRAEQFYNEVLSQFVEEMKSREILTPAVLKELRTENHSLIEAYNEAEEEVKKLKAENDALRSLKDAEAVKALDHAKMDEWQSFLDAVTIAKNELDKLPKLVTSVLYHMRKSSYDGFVGDQMDFADLQQLDSKGYIEWDDGWKPVYTHPAVRRADNAIDALQAVIDEDPAIIQDRFEDEYEDVMFGLKYSPFWEEVLGQDIVHSN, translated from the coding sequence GTGGTCAAAATTTTCATAAGCCATGCTACTGATGATGCAACAATGGTAACTAAACTCATGGATTTACTGCAGACTCAATTTAATTTACAAAGAGAGAATTTTTTCTATACTTCAGATGAAGAATTGAAAGTTGGAGGCAACTGGATTGAACAAATAAGACAAGGAATGCAGGATGCGACTCTTATTATGCCTATAATTACTCCAAGGTACTTCGAGAGTCATTTTTGCATGTGTGAGCTAGGAGCAGCTTGGGTAAATGAACAAGCACTAATCCCTATCATTATCCCGCCACTAAAACATTCTGCTCTGGGTAGTACTCCTTATCGCTCATGGGCTCAATCAATCACATTTAACTCCAAAGAGGACATAATGCGTTTAGCTGAATCCATGAAAGATAAAAAGGTTGGTACCTTTAATAGTGTTCGTTTTAATAATCGAGCAGAACAATTCTATAATGAGGTCTTATCACAATTTGTCGAAGAAATGAAGAGTAGAGAGATCCTCACCCCTGCTGTCCTAAAAGAGTTGAGAACAGAAAATCACTCATTAATAGAGGCCTATAATGAAGCTGAAGAAGAAGTAAAAAAGCTAAAAGCTGAAAATGATGCTCTGCGTAGTTTAAAAGACGCTGAAGCAGTAAAGGCACTTGACCATGCCAAAATGGATGAGTGGCAATCATTTTTGGATGCTGTTACTATTGCCAAAAATGAGTTGGATAAACTACCAAAGCTTGTAACAAGTGTTTTGTACCATATGAGGAAGTCTTCATATGATGGCTTTGTTGGAGACCAAATGGATTTTGCCGACCTTCAGCAGTTAGACAGTAAGGGGTACATTGAATGGGACGATGGATGGAAACCTGTTTATACACACCCAGCTGTTCGAAGAGCCGATAATGCAATAGACGCATTACAAGCTGTCATTGATGAGGATCCAGCAATAATTCAAGATCGATTTGAGGATGAATATGAAGATGTGATGTTTGGACTAAAATATTCGCCTTTTTGGGAAGAGGTTCTAGGTCAAGACATCGTACATTCTAATTAA
- the glpQ gene encoding glycerophosphodiester phosphodiesterase: MKKLVTSLAAALAITTSFGSVSFAEADKIVIAHRGASAYLPEHTLPAKAMAYAMGVDYIEQDVVMTKDNKLLIMHDHYLDSVTNVAEVYPDRKRKDGRYYVIDFTLDEIKKLKTTEVFTVENGKQVQDYPDRFPLWKSNFSVHTLEEEIELIQGMNKSTGRNVGIYTEIKAPWFHRHEGKDISLAVLQVLKKYGYVSKNDKAYIQTFDPNEAKRIRTELYPQLNMNVKLVQLMAETGWNETMNYENGKAVPYNYDWMFEKGAMKEIAKYADGVGPWKPMIIKEESTRDHLIITNLVKEAHEADLDVHPYTFRADKGQIPAYAASFEELLDQFYFTAGVDGVFTDFPDRAVDFLRRAEYQSKMSKNQRS; the protein is encoded by the coding sequence ATGAAAAAACTAGTTACATCCCTGGCAGCCGCTCTCGCTATTACAACAAGCTTTGGAAGCGTATCCTTTGCCGAAGCGGATAAGATTGTCATCGCCCACCGCGGAGCGAGCGCATACTTACCAGAACATACGCTGCCCGCAAAAGCGATGGCTTACGCGATGGGAGTCGACTACATCGAACAAGACGTGGTCATGACAAAGGACAACAAACTGCTCATCATGCACGACCATTATCTGGACAGTGTAACCAATGTAGCGGAGGTCTACCCTGATCGAAAACGAAAAGACGGCAGGTACTACGTTATTGATTTCACTCTTGACGAGATCAAGAAACTGAAGACAACAGAGGTCTTCACAGTGGAAAACGGCAAACAGGTACAAGATTATCCGGATCGCTTCCCACTCTGGAAATCCAACTTCAGTGTTCACACCTTGGAAGAAGAGATTGAACTGATCCAGGGTATGAACAAAAGCACGGGTCGTAACGTAGGGATTTATACGGAGATCAAGGCTCCTTGGTTCCACAGACACGAAGGAAAGGACATCAGCCTCGCAGTGCTGCAGGTGCTGAAAAAGTACGGCTATGTGTCCAAGAATGACAAAGCGTACATACAGACTTTCGACCCCAATGAAGCAAAACGGATTCGCACGGAACTCTATCCACAATTGAATATGAACGTGAAGCTTGTACAGCTCATGGCGGAAACGGGCTGGAACGAAACCATGAACTATGAAAACGGTAAGGCCGTTCCCTACAACTACGATTGGATGTTTGAAAAAGGGGCGATGAAAGAAATTGCGAAATACGCAGACGGCGTAGGGCCATGGAAACCGATGATCATCAAAGAAGAGTCGACGAGAGACCACCTGATCATTACCAATCTTGTCAAAGAGGCTCATGAAGCTGACCTGGACGTGCATCCATACACCTTCCGCGCGGATAAAGGACAAATCCCTGCCTATGCAGCAAGCTTCGAGGAGCTGCTCGATCAGTTCTACTTCACAGCAGGAGTTGACGGGGTGTTTACGGACTTCCCTGACCGTGCCGTTGATTTTTTACGAAGAGCGGAGTACCAAAGTAAAATGTCCAAAAACCAGCGTAGCTGA
- a CDS encoding putative quinol monooxygenase, with amino-acid sequence MLIIHAHLQVIPAQEEAFLQAAKALVAASQAEEGNVGYTLMKSTEQEYHYTMVEKWKDAAAVAAHNASAHFQAFVKQAPSFFAAAMELEVFAGEPVKL; translated from the coding sequence ATGCTTATTATACATGCCCATCTGCAAGTGATACCCGCACAGGAAGAAGCTTTCCTTCAAGCGGCCAAAGCCTTGGTTGCTGCAAGCCAAGCGGAAGAAGGAAATGTAGGATACACCCTTATGAAAAGCACAGAGCAAGAATATCACTACACCATGGTAGAAAAGTGGAAGGACGCTGCCGCAGTAGCAGCCCACAATGCAAGCGCTCATTTTCAGGCTTTTGTGAAGCAAGCTCCCTCCTTTTTTGCAGCAGCTATGGAATTGGAAGTATTCGCAGGAGAGCCTGTGAAGTTGTAA
- a CDS encoding nitroreductase family protein: protein MKNTVQRTNDFREITFGRRSVKLYDPEIKISREEMIEILAGATRAPSSVNMQPWRFVVIESQEGKEKLAELARFNKTQILTSSAVIAVFVDMNNAEYMDEIFGKAVELGYMPQDVKDMQLKAVKPYYANLPASDLRDVNFIDAGLVSMQLMLVARSFGYDTNPIGGYEKDQIAEALDLDKDRYQPIMLISIGKAAKEGYPSYRLPVETVTTWK from the coding sequence ATGAAAAACACCGTACAAAGAACAAATGATTTTCGTGAAATCACGTTCGGTCGTCGTTCTGTCAAACTTTATGATCCTGAAATAAAAATCAGTCGCGAGGAAATGATTGAAATTTTAGCGGGAGCCACACGTGCTCCATCTTCAGTCAACATGCAGCCTTGGCGCTTTGTGGTGATCGAAAGTCAAGAAGGGAAAGAAAAGCTTGCAGAGCTGGCACGCTTCAACAAAACGCAGATACTCACCTCTTCCGCCGTCATTGCCGTATTCGTCGATATGAATAATGCGGAATATATGGACGAGATATTTGGAAAAGCTGTCGAGCTCGGATACATGCCGCAGGACGTGAAGGACATGCAGCTGAAAGCCGTAAAGCCTTACTATGCCAATCTACCAGCTTCTGACCTGCGCGATGTTAATTTTATCGATGCCGGGCTCGTATCCATGCAATTGATGCTGGTTGCCCGTTCATTCGGCTATGACACGAACCCGATCGGCGGCTATGAAAAGGATCAAATAGCAGAAGCGTTGGATTTGGACAAGGATCGTTATCAACCGATCATGCTGATCAGTATCGGGAAAGCAGCCAAGGAAGGATACCCCTCTTACCGTCTCCCTGTTGAGACAGTGACAACCTGGAAATAA
- a CDS encoding MarR family winged helix-turn-helix transcriptional regulator, with translation MTRKEFEEEQILNLLIGLTNKISPKFERCTGISSTRLAILQILCECNEINQSQLQKHINIDSAAITRHLKQLEVDGMVTRHKNPNDNRETFVRLSEEGHHRIEGYKSEKRNFIQQILEGFSEDETQVLTDFLKRMQNNI, from the coding sequence ATGACACGCAAGGAATTTGAAGAGGAGCAAATACTGAATCTGCTCATCGGATTAACCAATAAAATAAGTCCCAAGTTCGAACGCTGTACCGGAATCAGCTCTACTCGTCTCGCAATCTTGCAAATCCTTTGCGAATGCAACGAAATCAATCAGTCCCAGCTACAAAAGCACATCAATATCGACAGTGCTGCCATTACACGCCACCTGAAGCAACTGGAAGTGGATGGCATGGTGACCCGACACAAAAATCCAAATGATAACCGCGAAACCTTCGTTCGTCTATCCGAAGAAGGCCATCATCGGATTGAAGGGTACAAAAGCGAGAAACGAAATTTTATCCAGCAGATTCTGGAAGGCTTCAGCGAGGATGAAACTCAGGTCTTAACTGATTTTCTCAAACGGATGCAAAACAACATTTGA